The proteins below come from a single Acuticoccus sediminis genomic window:
- a CDS encoding YqaA family protein, whose amino-acid sequence MLVKVWMGMQNVAPTEGTPVDIKANAAEDNPVSRGSERLANSRVGVGVLSMGESTVVPIPLEAIIMPLMIAWPRRAWSIAAAALVGCLIGSSIFYVLGNLLFEPVVQPLLDRFGLQQSYESTLNELSQGGYFWAVFMISLGPAPLQLATLGAGASELGFPTFFAAILVSRSIRYLGLALLCNLLGERIRRYRFPRWATFTFAFAFLVAFWLVFSFLI is encoded by the coding sequence TTGCTCGTCAAGGTTTGGATGGGCATGCAGAACGTCGCTCCCACCGAAGGCACCCCCGTCGACATCAAGGCGAACGCGGCCGAGGACAACCCGGTCAGCCGGGGGTCGGAACGTCTCGCCAATTCGCGGGTGGGCGTCGGGGTCCTGTCGATGGGGGAGAGCACCGTGGTGCCGATCCCCCTCGAGGCGATCATCATGCCGCTGATGATCGCCTGGCCGCGGCGCGCATGGTCGATCGCGGCGGCCGCCCTCGTCGGCTGCCTCATTGGCTCGTCGATCTTCTACGTCCTCGGCAATCTGCTGTTCGAGCCGGTGGTCCAGCCGCTGCTGGACCGCTTCGGCCTGCAGCAGAGCTACGAGTCGACGCTCAACGAGCTGTCGCAGGGCGGCTACTTCTGGGCGGTGTTCATGATTTCGCTGGGGCCGGCGCCGCTGCAGCTCGCGACACTGGGGGCCGGCGCGTCGGAGCTTGGGTTCCCGACCTTCTTCGCGGCGATCCTCGTCAGCCGGTCGATCCGCTACCTGGGGCTCGCGCTCCTGTGCAATCTCCTGGGCGAGCGGATCCGCCGCTACCGCTTCCCCAGGTGGGCGACGTTCACGTTCGCCTTCGCTTTCCTGGTGGCGTTCTGGCTGGTCTTCTCGTTCCTGATCTGA
- a CDS encoding PHA/PHB synthase family protein, whose protein sequence is MAVRDVSDTPRDPVLNYIVDNPEEFAKNLTVMLGHANEAIAAYVAPMHQGEIKNDRTDEIAEWIRTLSRVTHYWMADPARAFEAQARLAKDWTALYANAMRRMAGEDAEPVASPEPGDKRFTDKDWSAVQFFDFIKQGYLITTRWAQSLVDDTDDLDEHTRAKAAFYVKQLSAALSPSNFIFTNPELLRETASRSGENLALGMKMLAEDVARGKGELRLRQSDPNKFEVGVNVAVTPGDVIAENRVAQLIQYQAATKEVAKEPIFIVPPWINKFYILDLNSEKSMIRWLTQQGHTVFVLSWVNPDEALAHHDFVSYMREGILWGLDHVLKAAKTDKTDIVGYCVGGTLLAMTLAYMERMGDKRINTATFLTAQIDFTHAGDLKIFVDRDQLAALERKMDQKGYLEGSSMATAFNMLRANDLIWPYVVNNYIKGKDPFPFDLLFWNSDATRMPAANHKFYLRNFYLKNLFAKGELEVDGIKLSPANINVPVFNVATKEDHIAPALSVYTGNKLLGGEAKFVLTGSGHIAGIVNPPDKNKYQVWVDGDDSGTLERWMDTAREVKGSWWPLWDRWLTEHRSGETVPGRPPGGGVYNSIEAAPGRYVRMRY, encoded by the coding sequence ATGGCAGTTCGTGATGTGAGCGACACACCGCGCGATCCAGTGCTGAATTATATCGTCGATAATCCCGAAGAGTTCGCGAAGAACCTGACCGTCATGCTGGGTCACGCGAACGAGGCCATCGCGGCCTACGTCGCCCCCATGCACCAGGGCGAAATCAAGAACGACCGCACCGACGAGATCGCGGAGTGGATCCGCACCTTGTCCCGCGTCACCCACTACTGGATGGCCGACCCCGCGCGGGCGTTCGAGGCGCAGGCCCGCCTGGCGAAGGACTGGACCGCCCTCTACGCCAACGCCATGCGCCGCATGGCCGGCGAGGACGCCGAGCCGGTCGCGAGCCCGGAGCCGGGCGACAAGCGCTTCACCGACAAGGACTGGTCCGCCGTCCAGTTCTTCGACTTCATCAAGCAGGGCTACCTGATCACGACCCGCTGGGCGCAGAGCCTCGTCGACGACACCGACGACCTCGACGAGCACACCCGTGCCAAGGCGGCCTTCTACGTCAAGCAGCTCTCCGCTGCGCTCTCCCCGTCGAACTTCATCTTCACCAACCCCGAGCTGCTGCGCGAGACGGCGAGCCGGTCGGGCGAGAACCTCGCGCTCGGCATGAAGATGCTGGCCGAGGACGTCGCGCGCGGCAAGGGCGAGCTGCGCCTGCGCCAGTCGGACCCGAACAAGTTCGAGGTGGGCGTCAACGTCGCCGTCACGCCCGGCGACGTGATCGCCGAGAACCGCGTGGCCCAGCTCATCCAGTACCAGGCCGCGACGAAGGAGGTGGCGAAGGAGCCGATCTTCATCGTCCCGCCGTGGATCAACAAGTTCTACATCCTCGACCTCAACTCCGAGAAGTCGATGATCCGGTGGCTCACCCAGCAGGGGCACACCGTGTTCGTGCTGTCCTGGGTGAACCCGGACGAGGCGCTCGCCCACCACGACTTCGTCAGCTACATGCGCGAAGGGATCCTCTGGGGCCTCGACCACGTCCTCAAGGCCGCGAAGACCGACAAGACCGACATCGTCGGGTACTGCGTCGGCGGCACGCTCCTCGCGATGACGCTCGCCTACATGGAGCGGATGGGCGACAAGCGGATCAACACCGCCACCTTCCTGACGGCGCAGATCGACTTCACCCACGCCGGGGACCTGAAGATCTTCGTCGACCGCGACCAGCTCGCCGCGCTCGAGCGCAAGATGGACCAGAAGGGCTACCTCGAGGGGTCCTCCATGGCGACGGCGTTCAACATGCTGCGCGCCAACGACCTTATCTGGCCGTACGTCGTGAACAACTACATCAAGGGCAAGGACCCCTTCCCCTTCGACCTGTTGTTCTGGAACTCCGACGCGACGCGCATGCCGGCCGCGAACCACAAGTTCTACCTGCGGAACTTCTACCTGAAGAACCTCTTCGCCAAGGGCGAGCTGGAGGTGGACGGGATCAAGCTGTCGCCGGCCAACATCAACGTGCCGGTCTTCAACGTCGCCACGAAGGAAGACCACATCGCCCCGGCCCTGTCGGTCTACACCGGCAACAAGCTGCTGGGCGGCGAGGCGAAGTTCGTGCTGACGGGGTCCGGCCACATCGCCGGCATCGTCAATCCGCCGGACAAGAACAAGTACCAGGTCTGGGTGGACGGCGACGACTCCGGCACGCTGGAGCGCTGGATGGACACCGCACGGGAGGTCAAGGGCTCCTGGTGGCCGCTCTGGGACAGGTGGCTCACCGAGCACCGCTCGGGCGAGACGGTGCCGGGCCGTCCGCCCGGTGGCGGCGTCTACAATTCGATCGAGGCCGCGCCCGGCCGTTACGTGCGCATGCGCTACTGA